A stretch of Astyanax mexicanus isolate ESR-SI-001 chromosome 21, AstMex3_surface, whole genome shotgun sequence DNA encodes these proteins:
- the LOC103026673 gene encoding polymeric immunoglobulin receptor-like, which yields MCINRIPPATVGYCVYDQRFTLYESKAGRMMVLIRELSLQDAGVYRIGVGNVFREMNLKILSSSCCVKSERVTGHLNGNVVIRCDYPEEHEEKWKYLFKLNDHRVERVIFCESFDEYQKKRFYIVDNTHSKMFTIHISTVTGEDGGVYYCGVGPRKYSFNSITTIKTVYLNVTEKVASVRISGLLGGRIMVECKHPEENHKSKFICKESQKECSEKTYSRKQYQWEKTGGFTVFDDTSRGSLMVFLINVTEGIYRCGVDVSEFYEKYTEVTVEVTEDPCCGKTISQVGRIGETLKIVCQNPLTFRSNPKYFCKEEDDHICQDISSLRPAGKYSLSILNRTGLFIVSVFNLTLSDAGVYWCGVETSKGDLRYTSLTTKVQISIKFDALIGYEDSVIQIRCPYASNFKQHSKHFCKENEEKKCFTQQKNLQPSTQRFSLSNNITAGVFTVTIRGLTAEDAGKYWCAVKTGDVLMKYLSNELKIIMKQELRVIGREALNVSISCISSRTIDSEKKNNGKFFCMGKHPSSCDQDEVKVSSERNRRGRFSLSDDASSGIFTVSITDLREEDSGTYWCGEESSASAIYTKVHLLVTKDFPGFSAIIFITGSVSVVLLLIGGLILIFCKTRCTKTQGPSSTNRTVPVNNEEVLSANHDYEEINPTTHRSRRNASSPNNRSDTENTEACIYSTVQLPKEEGLTYATVSFQKNPDSPSDGSVTVIKDDSSTEYAMIKHHSRRK from the exons ATGTGCATCAATAGAATCCCTCCTGCTACAGTGGGCTACTGTGTTTATGATCAGAGATTCACACTGTATGAAAGTAAAGCAGGACGCATGATGGTGTTGATCAGAGAACTGAGTCTACAGGACGCTGGAGTCTACAGGATTGGAGTGGGAAATGTGTTCAGGGAAATGAATTTAAAGATTCTGAGCA GTTCTTGTTGTGTGAAGTCAGAACGAGTGACTGGGCATCTGAATGGGAATGTTGTCATTCGTTGTGACTATCCAGAGGAGCATgaagaaaaatggaaatacttatTCAAGCTGAATGACCACAGAGTTGAAAGAGTCATTTTCTGTGAATCCTTTGATGAATACCAAAAGAAAAGATTTTACATTGTTGATAATACCCATTCAAAAATGTTCACTATACATATCAGTACTGTGACTGGTGAAGATGGAGGAGTTTATTACTGTGGTGTAGGGCCAAGAAAATACTCATTTAACAGCATCACTACAATCAAAACTGTCTACCTGAATGTTACTG AGAAAGTGGCTTCAGTCAGAATTTCTGGCTTATTGGGAGGACGCATCATGGTGGAGTGTAAACACCCTGAAGAAAACCATAAATCCAAGTTCATCTGTAAAGAATCACAAAAGGAATGCTCTGAGAAAACGTACAGCAGGAAGCAGTACCAATGGGAGAAAACTGGTGGATTTACAGTGTTTGATGACACCAGTAGAGGAAGCTTAATGGTGTTCCTTATAAATGTGACAGAAGGAATCTACAGGTGTGGAGTTGATGTATCAGAGTTTTATGAGAAGTACACAGAAGTGACAGTGGAAGTGACGGAAG ATCCTTGCTGTGGAAAGACGATCTCCCAGGTTGGTCGTATTGGTGAAACTCTTAAAATCGTCTGTCAGAACCCGCTGACCTTCAGATCTAATCCAAAATACTTCTGCAAAGAGGAAGACGACCACATCTGCCAAGACATCAGCTCACTCAGACCTGCAGGGAAATATTCCTTATCCATCCTCAACCGAACAGGACTCTTCATAGTGTCCGTATTCAATCTGACTCTTAGCGATGCTGGAGTTTACTGGTGTGGAGTTGAGACCAGTAAAGGAGATCTTAGGTACACTTCCCTGACCACAAAAGTGCAAATCAGTATTAAAT TCGATGCACTGATTGGTTACGAAGATAGTGTGATCCAGATCAGATGTCCCTATGCCTCAAACTTTAAACAACATTCAAAGCATTTCTGTAAggaaaatgaagagaaaaaatgttttacacaacAGAAAAACCTGCAACCTTCAACTCAGAGATTCTCTCTGAGTAACAACATCACCGCTGGAGTCTTCACTGTGACCATCAGAGGACTGACTGCAGAGGATGCTGGGAAATACTGGTGTGCTGTGAAGACAGGAGACGTCTTGATGAAGTATCTCTCCAATGAACTGAAGATCATCATGAAACAAG AGCTTCGTGTGATTGGACGTGAAGCACTCAATGTGTCCATCAGCTGCATCTCTTCTAGAACAATTGATTCAGAGAAAAAGAATAACGGAAAGTTTTTCTGCATGGGGAAACATCCCTCCAGCTGTGACCAGGATGAAGTTAAAGTATCATCAGAGAGAAACAGGAGAGGCAGATTCTCTCTGAGTGATGATGCATCTTCAGGAATCTTCACGGTGAGCATCACTGATCTGAGAGAAGAAGACTCAGGGACGTACTGGTGTGGAGAAGAGAGCTCTGCATCTGCCATCTACACCAAAGTTCATCTGCTAGTTACGAAAG ACTTTCCAGGTTTCTCTgccatcatcttcatcactgGCAGTGTCTCTGTGGTTCTGCTTCTGATTGGAGGACTGATACTAATCTTCTGCAAAACAAGATGCACCAAAACACAAG GCCCCTCCTCAACCAATAGGACAGTCCCAGTAAATAATGAAGAG GTTCTCTCTGCTAATCATGACTATGAGGAGATTAATCCCACCACACATCGTTCTCGGAGGAATGCCTCATCACCCAATAACAGATCTGATACGGAAAATACAG AAGCATGTATCTACTCTACTGTGCAACTGCCCAAAGAAGAAGGTCTAACTTACGCTACTGTGAGCTTCCAGAAGAACCCGGATTCTCCCAGTGATGGATCAGTCACTGTCATAAAGGATGACTCTTCTACTGAGTACGCCATGATCAAACACCACTCGAGACGGAAGTGA